In Perca fluviatilis chromosome 18, GENO_Pfluv_1.0, whole genome shotgun sequence, one genomic interval encodes:
- the LOC120546465 gene encoding pollen-specific leucine-rich repeat extensin-like protein 3: MSGSAGVAPVLSLGLVWGVRGLLPHDITSSSPDITSPSPTTSPAPPHDITSPPQDITSPPLTSPAPPQDITSSSPRHHQLLPQDITSPPHDITSSSPADITSSSPDITSRPPRHHQLLPHDITSPPHDITSSSPTTSPALPKTSPAPPHDITSPPPTSPAPPPRHHQLLPQDILGLLPQLLPHCHELPRDGQGLDPNAGKNGIY; the protein is encoded by the coding sequence ctcctcccccacgaCATCACCAGCTCCTCCCCCGACATCACCAGCCCCTCCCCCACGACATCACCAGCTCCTCCCCACGACATCACCAGCCCTCCCCAAGACATCACCAGCCCTCCCCTGACATCACCAGCTCCTCCCCAAGACATCACCAGCTCCTCCCCACGACAtcaccagctcctcccccaAGACATCACCAGCCCTCCCCATGACATCACCAGCTCCTCCCCGGCTGACATCACCAGCTCCTCCCCCGACATCACCTCTCGTCCCCCACGACAtcaccagctcctcccccacgaCATCACCAGCCCTCCCCATGACAtcaccagctcctcccccacgaCATCACCAGCCCTCCCCAAGACATCACCAGCTCCTCCCCACGACATCACCAGCCCTCCCCCGACAtcaccagctcctcccccaagacatcaccagctcctcccccaAGACATCTTGGGGCTCCTCCCCCAGCTCCTCCCCCACTGTCATGAATTGCCGAGGGATGGAcaaggcttggacccaaatgcaggaaAAAATGGAATTTATTGA